CCTGCTCATCGATGAACCAGCGGAGAAAGCTGACCGTGGCGTGCTCCCGCTCTTCAGTGGCCATGTCCATCAGGGCGTAGATCCGCTTGGTCACGAAGCGCTCATGTTCATAGCTCTTTTCGAAGGCGTCCAGGACCGACCCGTACTCGTTGTGGGGCTCGTCGAGGCCCTTGATCACTGTCCTGCCGCCCATTTCATTGATGAAGTCGAAGAACTTCATGGCGTGAAACCGTTCCTCTTCCGCCTGCACCTTGAAGAAGTTTTCAAAGCCGTTCAGATCCTGATCGGCGCTGTAGGCGGCCATGGCCAGGTAGAGGTGGGCCGAAAACAATTCGTGTTTCAGTTGTTCATTCAGTTCGTCCTGAAGTTGTTTTGAGAACATGGAATCTCCCATACCTCCTTGCTGTATCGGGGCTGTCTACCCTTAGTCTAACCCATGTCCTCTGTTCATACGCGGTCCCTCAGCAGTCCCCTGTAACTGCGCAGAGGCGGCAACCATTTCAAGCTTTTTAATTGAAAAAAAACGGCAAATGACAAGGATTCGAGGGGGCACGTCACGAAAGAAACGAAATTGACCCTATTTGGATCTCGCTGTTCTTCATATCCTTTATTTTCCTGCAAGAAGACGCCGGTCTGATTCAGAATTAATATGGTTGAAGGTGATCGCGATGGATTTATTGACGGTTATGATCATCTCCACGTTCAGCTCCCTTCTCCTCTGCGGCGTTTTCTTATACCTCTACAAAAAATATGGAGAACGCTTTACCGCCATCTGGGCCGCCAGTTGGGCCTTCTACGCGGCGCGAAATGCCCTGGACATGCTCCGTGAGTTGGGCATGACGTCGACAGGACTTCTGTTTCTCGATACCGTCTGTCCCGTCCTCGTTGCTTGCCTTCTCTTATGGGGCACCTATGATTTTATCGGCAAAGCCATCCCGCAATGGTGGTTGTTCCTTCCAGTCGCTGGCGTGGCAGCGGCTGCGGCCACAGTCACCCTGTCCGCCAGCCATAGTGTCAGCGCGCTTTTCTTTCTCTTCATGTCCTCTATTTATCTGTGGACCGGCATTTGTTTCTTACGGTCCGAAAAAATCCACGGCGTCGGCAAGGCGCTCACGGGGTGGTCTATCATCCTGTGGGGGATCCATACCGCCGATTATCCCTTTCTGCAAGACCTCCCTGCCCTGGCCACCTGGGGATACCTGATCGGCTCCCTCCTGAAACAGGTGATCTCGATCAGCATCCTTCTGGTCTACTTTGAAAACACCCGCGACCACCTGGCCCAAGCGCAAAAGGAGCTGCGGGCGCAAAAAGAGGAACTCCAACAGATCCTCGATCACGCGCCGATGGCCATCTACTACATGGACCGCGAGGCCAAAATTGTCCGGGTGAACAAA
Above is a genomic segment from Heliomicrobium gestii containing:
- a CDS encoding ferritin, translating into MFSKQLQDELNEQLKHELFSAHLYLAMAAYSADQDLNGFENFFKVQAEEERFHAMKFFDFINEMGGRTVIKGLDEPHNEYGSVLDAFEKSYEHERFVTKRIYALMDMATEEREHATVSFLRWFIDEQVEEESMFLGLIKKLRFVQNNPSGLYMINAELANRTFTPPAGEA